One genomic region from Chlamydia poikilotherma encodes:
- the tuf gene encoding elongation factor Tu, with protein sequence MSKETFQRNKPHINIGTIGHVDHGKTTLTAAITRALSAEGLANFCDYSSIDNTPEEKARGITINASHVEYETPSRHYAHVDCPGHADYVKNMITGAAQMDGAILVVSATDGAMPQTKEHILLARQVGVPYIVVFLNKIDMISQEDAELVDLVEMELAELLEEKGYKGCPIIRGSALKALEGDASYVEKIRELMQAVDDNIPTPEREVDKPFLMPIEDVFSISGRGTVVTGRIERGIVKVGDKVQIVGLRDTRETIVTGVEMFRKELPEGQAGENVGLLLRGIGKNDVERGMVICQPNSVKSHTQFKGAVYILQKEEGGRHKPFFTGYRPQFFFRTTDVTGVVTLPEGTEMVMPGDNVEFDVQLISPVALEEGMRFAIREGGRTIGAGTISKIIA encoded by the coding sequence ATGTCAAAAGAAACTTTTCAACGTAATAAACCCCATATCAATATAGGGACCATTGGACACGTTGACCACGGTAAAACTACGCTAACAGCTGCGATTACACGTGCGCTGTCAGCAGAGGGGTTGGCTAATTTTTGCGATTACAGTTCTATTGACAATACTCCTGAAGAAAAAGCTAGAGGAATTACTATCAACGCATCTCACGTTGAATACGAAACCCCTAGTCGTCACTATGCCCACGTAGACTGCCCGGGTCACGCCGACTACGTTAAAAACATGATTACGGGTGCTGCCCAGATGGACGGTGCAATTCTTGTTGTTTCAGCTACTGACGGTGCGATGCCTCAGACAAAAGAACATATTCTTTTGGCAAGACAGGTTGGCGTTCCTTACATCGTTGTTTTCCTTAATAAGATCGATATGATTTCTCAAGAAGATGCTGAGCTTGTAGATTTAGTTGAAATGGAATTAGCTGAGCTTCTAGAGGAAAAAGGCTATAAGGGTTGTCCAATCATTCGTGGTTCTGCTTTAAAGGCTTTAGAAGGCGATGCGAGCTACGTCGAAAAAATTCGTGAATTAATGCAGGCTGTAGACGATAACATCCCCACGCCAGAACGTGAAGTGGATAAACCTTTCTTGATGCCAATTGAAGACGTATTCTCTATTTCAGGTCGTGGTACTGTGGTAACAGGACGTATTGAGCGTGGAATTGTTAAAGTTGGTGATAAAGTACAGATCGTTGGTTTGAGGGATACTAGAGAGACTATTGTTACTGGTGTGGAAATGTTCAGAAAAGAACTTCCAGAGGGACAAGCAGGTGAAAACGTTGGTCTGCTTCTCAGAGGTATCGGTAAGAATGATGTTGAGCGTGGTATGGTTATTTGCCAGCCTAACAGTGTAAAATCTCATACACAATTTAAAGGTGCTGTTTATATCCTACAAAAAGAAGAAGGCGGACGTCATAAACCTTTCTTCACTGGATACAGACCACAATTCTTCTTCCGTACAACAGATGTGACAGGTGTTGTAACTCTTCCAGAGGGTACAGAAATGGTTATGCCAGGCGATAACGTTGAATTCGATGTTCAATTAATTAGCCCAGTAGCTCTAGAAGAAGGCATGAGATTTGCTATTCGTGAAGGTGGTCGTACAATCGGTGCTGGAACGATTTCAAAAATTATTGCCTAA
- the infA gene encoding translation initiation factor IF-1, with translation MAKKEDTIVLEGRVQELLPGMHFKILLENGMPVTAHLCGKMRMSNIRLLVGDRVTVEMSAYDLTKARVVYRHR, from the coding sequence ATGGCAAAAAAAGAAGACACTATCGTGCTTGAGGGTAGGGTGCAAGAACTCCTTCCCGGGATGCATTTCAAAATATTATTAGAGAATGGCATGCCGGTCACAGCTCATTTATGCGGTAAAATGCGTATGAGTAATATCCGTTTACTTGTTGGAGATCGCGTTACCGTTGAAATGTCAGCTTACGATCTAACAAAAGCTAGGGTTGTATACAGGCATCGTTAA
- a CDS encoding SufE family protein, translating to MEPSVCPLHHSGCLKKQHRISQMLFPEKFHKDALYNSLLDIGSQSKAFDKSKITRENLVLGCQSDLYLYEIQQEGRLFFFTYTEALISSGIAGLFAEVYSGETPVTILTCRPIFFDQLSQYLSIGRINGGESLYMRMKQISVRYLKSSE from the coding sequence TTGGAACCCTCTGTATGCCCATTACACCATTCTGGATGTTTGAAAAAACAGCATCGAATTTCACAGATGTTATTTCCTGAAAAATTTCATAAAGATGCGTTATACAACTCTCTTTTAGATATTGGATCACAATCTAAAGCTTTCGATAAAAGTAAAATTACAAGAGAAAATCTTGTATTAGGCTGTCAGAGCGATTTATACCTCTATGAGATACAGCAAGAAGGTCGGTTATTCTTTTTTACCTATACAGAAGCTTTGATCTCTTCAGGAATTGCTGGACTATTTGCTGAGGTATATTCTGGGGAAACACCTGTTACCATATTAACATGTAGACCGATATTTTTTGACCAACTCAGCCAATATCTATCCATTGGAAGGATAAATGGTGGGGAATCTCTATATATGCGTATGAAGCAAATCTCTGTACGTTATCTAAAATCTTCAGAATAG
- a CDS encoding biotin transporter BioY: MSYSQTKKSWLFGVLSSPVVNILEGSLFLALLAKITLPLPFTPIPVTFQTLGIYCIGVACSPTIAVSSVIAYLLEGLFFPVFYSSEYGVATFFGPTAGYLYAFPLVALFISLLYRRFKNPNSYVLGSILAGAAFITLLLGSLWLACYFYMTSITDKVDLVLGLQLGAAPFVIGETLKILLIVQGRKALQFFEK; the protein is encoded by the coding sequence ATGAGTTATAGTCAGACGAAGAAATCTTGGCTTTTTGGGGTATTAAGTAGTCCAGTAGTTAACATTTTAGAAGGATCACTTTTCTTAGCTTTATTAGCAAAAATTACCTTACCTCTGCCATTTACTCCTATTCCTGTTACTTTCCAAACTTTAGGAATTTACTGTATTGGTGTGGCGTGCTCTCCGACGATTGCTGTTAGTAGTGTGATCGCCTATCTACTAGAAGGATTATTCTTTCCCGTATTTTATAGTTCAGAGTATGGTGTAGCTACATTTTTTGGACCAACAGCAGGATACCTCTACGCGTTTCCTCTAGTCGCACTATTCATATCACTACTTTATCGTCGATTTAAGAATCCTAATAGTTATGTCTTGGGATCTATCCTTGCAGGAGCAGCGTTTATCACACTATTATTAGGATCATTGTGGCTCGCTTGTTACTTTTATATGACATCAATAACAGACAAAGTGGATCTTGTTCTGGGTTTACAATTAGGCGCTGCACCATTTGTTATTGGAGAGACGTTGAAGATACTTCTGATTGTTCAAGGAAGAAAGGCTCTTCAGTTCTTCGAAAAATGA